TTCTGGGTTAGTTATTTGTTCAGCAATGTCGATAGTCAACCCTTAAAAGCACCTCACGGTTCTTACTGTTAATTGGTTTCTGAATTGCACCTTGTTGAATAATCGGAACCTTTTGAACTTGTTTTCCTTTGAAGTTCCTATGAATGCTTgtgataaaattgatattttcagTATCAGTATATGAACATTTGGACTTTTTAATATTGCATCATGTATTCTGCTTACTGATGTGCTTGCTTTTTGAATTAAAGGAACGGCTATCCAGACTAGAAGCTGTTCTAGCGGGCAATAAAGGTAATGGCTGAGGTATTCCACTGGAAGCTAATATATGCTTACCTAAATTAGATTCTAATTAGGTTACCAAATGTTGGCAATATAGATGCTGGAAATCAGGAACTTTCCCAGTTAATAAGTGAATTACAGGCAAAGTTAGAAGATGCAAATGCTGAGACACTTTCAGAGCGAGAAAAGGTAGTTGAAACTTTGTCTAATATTTTGTGGAAAACAATAGGATTTATAGCACGATGACTTGTTACTTGTAGGCTAAGAAGCTGGCcatggaaaatgaaaaactcAAATATCGCATTGCCCATCTTGTCCAAGCAGTTAAGGTGGCTGACCAGAAATTAGAGTGCATGAGAGGTaagaattgaaatttattg
The window above is part of the Gossypium raimondii isolate GPD5lz chromosome 9, ASM2569854v1, whole genome shotgun sequence genome. Proteins encoded here:
- the LOC105799482 gene encoding uncharacterized protein LOC105799482 — protein: MKPTMASEELLKPFYQRATEAEERLSRLEAVLAGNKDAGNQELSQLISELQAKLEDANAETLSEREKAKKLAMENEKLKYRIAHLVQAVKVADQKLECMRGDVSEATAQTSSKFETMRL